From Arachis hypogaea cultivar Tifrunner chromosome 3, arahy.Tifrunner.gnm2.J5K5, whole genome shotgun sequence:
AACACTGATGCAGAGGTCATTGTTGATCAAGAGGAACCTGAATCCTCAACTCAAACAAGAAGGCCCAGGGAATGGAAGTTTCTGAAAAACTATCCTGAGAAGTTCATAATTGGTGATCCCTCCAAAGGAATATCAACTAGATCATTTTTGAGAAGAGCTAAATCCAACAACTTAGCTCTTATATCAAAGATTGAACCTCAAAACATCCAAGAAGAACTTGCTGATCCATCTTGGGTGTTAGCTATGGAGGAAGAATTACAACAGTTTGAGAAAAATCAGGTCTGGACATTAGTGCCTCACTCAAATGGGAAGAAAGTCACTGGCACTAAATGGATTTTCAGAAACAAGTTGGGTGAAGATGGAACCATTGTTCGAAACAAAGCCAGATTGGTTGCTCAAGGCTATGATCAAGAAGAAGGGATTGACTTCGATGAATCCTTTGCGCCTGTAGCTAGAATGGAAACCATCAGATTGCTCCTTGCTTATGCAGCTCATTGTGGCTTCAAGCTATTCCAAATGGACGAAAAGTGTGCTTTTCTCAATGGCATAATAGATAGAGAGGTTTATGTGACTCAACCACCTGGGTTTGAAAACAAATCTTTTCCTAACCATATTTTCAAACTAGCTAAATCCTTTtatggtttgagacaagctcctagagtttAGTATGAGAGGCTTAgctcatttttattgaaaaacaacTTTCAAAGAGGAGCCACTGACACCACTTTATTTATTAGGAATTATCAtgatcattttattcttgtgcaagtttatgttgatgatattatttTTGGTTCGGCTAATGAGGATTTGTGTGCAGATTTTGTAAAGCTTATGACCAATAAATTTGATATGAGCATGATGGGAGAGCTCAGCTTCTTTCTAGGTTTGCAAATAAAACAAACTGCTGAAGGCATATTCatccataaaaaaaaatatgcaaaggaacttgtcAAGAAATTTGGGCTGGACTGTGCTAAGCCAATGGGAATCCCATGCATGCTAATATCAAGCTTGATAAGGATGAACATGCTAGAGATGTTGATGAGACACGCTATAGAGGGATGATTGGATCTTTGATGTACCTAACCTCCTCAAGGCCTGATATCATCCAAAGTGTTGGAGtatgctcaaggtttcaatcaaAGCCTAAGGAGTCACATCTCTCAGCTGTCAAGAGAATCATCCGATATGTGCTTGGTACCACTAATTATGGCTTATGGTTTCCTAAGACTGATTCATTTCAATTAGTGGGTttctgtgatgcagattttgctggggaCAGAGTTGATAGAAGAGGCACAAGTGGCATGTGCTGCTTTCTTGGAAAATCACTCATTGTttggtcaagcaagaagcaagctacaATGGCACTTTCAACAGCTGAAACTGAGTATATTGCAGCCTCCTCTTGTTGTTCTCAACTATTATGGATGAAAATTCAACTAGCTGACTATAAGCTGAATGTTTCTAATATTCCATTGTTTTGTGACAACATGAGTGCCATAAATATTTCCAAAAACCCTGTTTTgtactcaagaacaaagcacattgaagttCGATTTTATTCTATACAAGAACATATGCAAAATGAAAATTTGGACATTCAGTTTGTGAATTCTGAAAGTTAGCTTGCTGACATTTTCACCAAACCATTGTTAAAAGAGAGGTTCTGCATGTTACGGACTGAACTGGGCATTCTTGcttcatatttttttcttaatgacTCTGATAATGATATCTTTTgtgttttgtctcataaatcgcAGTGAGATTTTTTGGCAGATGATAAGTAAACTTCATTAAGGGCCCGTTTGGATAGGTTCATAAGtgactttttttaacttttaacttatgaaaaggtgtagtattaatgtctggtacaattttcaaaacaaaattgcaactttctaaaaAGCTTTTTTGGTGCTtaaggagaagttaaaaaaaacgacttctctcataataaaaagctttttatcacttttctcttaaaataagtacttttagaactaaaaaaccaaacacaaaataacttatttataagctacttttaatatgagcatttattgtttaaactatttcttcaaaagtaacttaattaagttgtttacccaAACTGTGCCTAAGTCATTATGAAGCTACTGGATTCAAACCTAACCATAATGAATGATGGACCTCATGTGCTGGAGCAATTCATGACATATGGGCTTTCTTTACTGAATTCATTGAGCCCATTTCATTGTTGCTTTCTCACATTTTTTGGCAATAAGCTTTACACTCTTTTTGGGCctcatttaaatttctttttaaatccattttttgtttccctttttgtcttttgttttgaATGTACGAAGGTTACAGCGGTAACTTTCAATGCTTTTTTCAAAGTTCGCATTTTTATCATCTTTCCAAGACTCAACCTTTGCACTCCTCCACACTTATATTGACTCCCCATTACACTCTCCACTCtttcatcttctccttcaaccAATGCTCTATAAATATGGCACGGAAGAAAAGAGCTATCCGCAGAGGCTCTCATAGTGGCACCCATCGTTCTGATCACACACACTCCTCTCCATCACATTCTCCTGCTCACTCTTCCCCTCCATCACCTCCAAATCACTCTCCAAACATGGCTCGCACTAAGACAACTGCTCGCCGACCTGGTGTCGCTCCTCGTCCTACTCCTCCTCCTCTAAATACCTCTCAACCAAGTTCATCCAGACCTAGTTCTTCCAGGGGCAAGAGACCTCTTCACGAAGACAAAGAGACTCCACCCACTTAGAATCGCCATACCCGCAGTACAGTCATTTATTTCCCTCTACGTTCTGTTTCCGAACCTAAGCTGTCAAACCCCATTGGTTATAAGTCTTTCTATGCTGATTTTCCCCATTAGTCTTTTGATCATCGTCGTTTTCAATCTCTCATGAACTACCTATTTTTCTGCAAAGACATCTATAAGCGCACTCTCTGTCCCCCAAAGCTTGTCAATCTAGACAAACTCCGTAGGAAAGGTCTGAACTTTACACCTCTGTTTGCATGTCAATGATGGATTTCCATTCTATCCATTAAGGAGAAAATTTATCTTGATCTGGTGAAGCAGTTCTATAGCAATCTATCCTATAAAGAAGGGAGAATCGCTTCTTTTGTTAAGGGTAACGTGATCATCCTCGACAAATACCACATAAGCAAAGCCCTAGATTATCAGGACAGGGAGGTTGATGTGTATACATCGGGTAAGTGGGACGATACCATGAATGTGTCTTACTTTAAAGCTCTGTGTACTGTGTGTGTCAATATCCCTCTTTTAGAAGGTACTACTCCTACTCACAAGTCTCTTGGCCCTATCCGTGCCCAGTTGCAAAGGATTGTTAACCACATCATTTTGCCTCAGCGTGGCTCTCTTCAACGTGTATCATTCTGTGACACATTGGTTCTGTTTGCTCTTCTTTCTAAAACTCCTATTTCTTTTGCTTACTTGCTTGTAAGACATATGCAAGCTTGTGTCAGTACCAAAAATGCTTTACCATATGCCACGCttcttacaaaatttttttaatattataatgttGATTTTGGGGCTGATATTTCTAAAGACTGTAACTCATACATAAAAGGGGGTGGTGCAGTAAAGAAAACAGCACCCAGACGTCGCCAAACTGATGACAGCACTGATGTTCCCTCGGTTGATGAGGATCCTCTGATCCCCCTTCAACCTCCACAACTATCAAGGTCATGACACGCATTCTGAAGAATGTGCTTGAGGAGTTCATCAATCTGACAGACCTTCTTCTCACACATGGTGCCGAGCGCAAAAGAAACTAAGTTATGGAGGAAAATGCTCTCAAGAAGACCAAAGGGAGAATTCGGATTCTGAGAGACTTTGTGGAGGATGTTGAAGTTGGTCTCACAACTACTAACAATGAGGGGGAGGACGATGGAACCTCTGATGAATCC
This genomic window contains:
- the LOC140183628 gene encoding secreted RxLR effector protein 161-like — protein: MHANIKLDKDEHARDVDETRYRGMIGSLMYLTSSRPDIIQSVGVCSRFQSKPKESHLSAVKRIIRYVLGTTNYGLWFPKTDSFQLVGFCDADFAGDRVDRRGTSGMCCFLGKSLIVWSSKKQATMALSTAETEYIAASSCCSQLLWMKIQLADYKLNVSNIPLFCDNMSAINISKNPVLYSRTKHIEVRFYSIQEHMQNENLDIQFVNSES